The following are encoded in a window of Streptomyces sp. Go-475 genomic DNA:
- a CDS encoding ABC transporter permease subunit, with the protein MSHSTVPQATTEAKTPASTPAKSGGGAGDRARGRKNAGKLSLRLRFRRDRALIFMVLPAVLLILVFNYIPILGNVVAFQDYDPYAGDNGFVAILNSPWIGFEQFERIFADSAFWHAVQNTLVLFFLQLVLYFPIPILLALLINSVVRPRVRAVAQAVMYLPHFFSWVLVVTVFMQIFGGAGIIAQTLRAHGYEGFDVMTDPEVFKYLVTAQTVWKDAGWGIIVFLAALSSVSNDLYEAAAMDGAGRWRRIWHITLPALRPVIALLLVLRVGDALTVGFEQLLLQRQAVGVDASEVLDTYVWWNGIRNQDFSYAAAAGLVKGVVGLALVLIANKVAHLMGEQGVYKK; encoded by the coding sequence GTGTCCCACAGCACGGTGCCTCAGGCGACGACCGAGGCGAAGACGCCCGCGAGCACTCCGGCGAAGTCCGGCGGCGGCGCCGGAGACCGGGCCCGCGGCAGGAAGAACGCGGGAAAACTGAGCCTGAGGCTCAGATTCAGGCGTGACCGCGCGCTGATCTTCATGGTGCTGCCGGCGGTCCTGCTGATCCTGGTCTTCAACTACATACCGATCCTCGGCAATGTGGTGGCCTTCCAGGACTACGACCCGTACGCCGGCGACAACGGTTTCGTCGCCATCCTCAACAGTCCCTGGATCGGCTTCGAGCAGTTCGAGCGGATCTTCGCCGACTCGGCCTTCTGGCACGCGGTGCAGAACACCCTGGTGCTGTTCTTCCTGCAACTGGTGCTCTACTTCCCGATCCCCATCCTGCTCGCGCTGCTCATCAACAGCGTCGTCAGGCCACGGGTCCGGGCGGTCGCCCAGGCGGTCATGTACCTGCCGCACTTCTTCTCCTGGGTCCTCGTCGTCACCGTCTTCATGCAGATCTTCGGCGGCGCCGGGATCATCGCCCAGACCCTGCGCGCGCACGGCTACGAGGGCTTCGACGTGATGACCGACCCGGAGGTCTTCAAGTACCTGGTCACGGCCCAGACCGTCTGGAAGGACGCGGGCTGGGGCATCATCGTCTTCCTCGCCGCGCTCTCCTCGGTCTCCAACGACCTGTACGAGGCGGCCGCCATGGACGGCGCCGGACGCTGGCGGCGCATCTGGCACATCACGCTGCCCGCCCTGCGCCCGGTGATCGCCCTGCTGCTCGTGCTGCGCGTCGGCGACGCCCTCACCGTCGGCTTCGAACAACTCCTCCTCCAACGACAAGCCGTGGGTGTCGACGCCTCCGAGGTCCTCGACACCTACGTGTGGTGGAACGGCATCCGCAACCAGGACTTCAGCTACGCCGCCGCTGCCGGGCTCGTCAAGGGCGTGGTCGGTCTGGCGCTCGTGCTGATCGCCAACAAGGTGGCCCATCTCATGGGCGAGCAGGGGGTGTACAAGAAGTGA
- a CDS encoding extracellular solute-binding protein — translation MTPNAASASSGPSRRSFLASTAVATAAVAGGMPLLSACGGGQEGQKEGATSGKDAAKILPAYVASNVATPDIPSKNGSPVGFTRAIPAAELKTSVPQKLGSGGRLTIMAPYWGTPPKGDNPYYTAMNKAIGVDITWQNQDGVTYDQKLGAILASSDIPDAVVVPDWNLTGRIPSAINAKFADLGPYLSGDKVKDYPNLAAVPTDAWQRGIFGGQLRAIPMPNSRVTSMATMYRKDLFAKKGYSLPKSPDEFLSWAKEATEPRAKLWACDDMKWSALQIFGVPPGGDKALWWNLEDGKLVNRIETEQYLEALEWVRKLYAAKVVHPDAVSGKAGGMAANRFTAGQVLVYNNNISDWWGKTAEQRTQNPDFEMGVFDIFGPDGGDPTLWASQPGGMFTFVSKKASKQQIKDFLALCNYCAAPYGTKEFMLTAYGVEGTDYTVKGGLPVKTQQGINEVSSTYDLTGNPAPYVAYPDFPDITRGIVEWQQRMGAFTKKTTFYGLTVTEPTRWANLADDFEQLEDDVVRGRKKISDVQQAVSDWKKKGGDDLRDWYKKLLDDNGSAN, via the coding sequence ATGACGCCGAACGCCGCCTCCGCCTCCTCCGGACCGAGCCGGAGAAGCTTCCTCGCCTCCACCGCGGTCGCCACCGCAGCCGTGGCGGGCGGGATGCCGCTGCTCTCCGCCTGTGGTGGCGGGCAAGAGGGCCAGAAGGAGGGGGCCACGTCGGGCAAGGACGCCGCGAAGATCCTGCCGGCCTACGTCGCGTCGAACGTCGCGACCCCCGACATCCCTTCGAAGAACGGCTCGCCCGTCGGCTTCACCAGGGCGATCCCGGCGGCCGAGCTGAAGACCTCGGTGCCGCAGAAGCTCGGCAGCGGCGGCCGACTGACCATCATGGCCCCCTACTGGGGCACCCCGCCGAAGGGCGACAACCCCTACTACACGGCCATGAACAAGGCCATCGGCGTGGACATCACCTGGCAGAACCAGGACGGCGTCACCTACGACCAGAAGCTCGGCGCGATCCTCGCCTCCAGCGACATCCCCGACGCCGTGGTGGTGCCCGACTGGAACCTGACGGGCCGGATACCCAGCGCGATCAACGCCAAGTTCGCCGACCTCGGCCCGTACCTGTCCGGCGACAAGGTCAAGGACTACCCGAACCTCGCGGCGGTGCCCACCGACGCCTGGCAGCGAGGCATCTTCGGCGGCCAGCTCCGCGCCATCCCGATGCCGAACTCCCGCGTCACCAGCATGGCGACCATGTACCGCAAGGACCTCTTCGCGAAGAAGGGCTACTCCCTCCCGAAGAGCCCCGACGAGTTCCTGTCCTGGGCCAAGGAGGCGACCGAGCCCAGGGCGAAGCTCTGGGCCTGCGACGACATGAAGTGGTCGGCCCTGCAGATCTTCGGTGTCCCGCCGGGCGGCGACAAGGCGCTGTGGTGGAACCTGGAGGACGGCAAGCTCGTCAACCGCATCGAGACCGAGCAGTACCTGGAAGCCCTGGAGTGGGTGCGCAAGCTCTACGCGGCGAAGGTGGTCCACCCGGACGCCGTGTCGGGCAAGGCGGGCGGCATGGCGGCCAACCGCTTCACCGCCGGACAGGTCCTGGTCTACAACAACAACATCTCCGACTGGTGGGGCAAGACCGCCGAACAGCGGACCCAGAACCCCGACTTCGAGATGGGCGTGTTCGACATCTTCGGGCCCGACGGCGGTGACCCCACGCTGTGGGCCAGTCAGCCGGGCGGCATGTTCACCTTCGTCAGCAAGAAGGCGAGCAAGCAGCAGATCAAGGACTTCCTCGCGCTCTGCAACTACTGCGCCGCTCCCTACGGCACCAAGGAGTTCATGCTCACCGCCTACGGCGTCGAGGGCACCGACTACACGGTGAAGGGCGGCCTGCCGGTCAAGACGCAGCAGGGCATCAACGAGGTCAGCAGCACCTACGACCTCACGGGCAACCCGGCGCCGTACGTCGCCTACCCCGACTTCCCCGACATCACCCGGGGCATCGTCGAGTGGCAGCAGCGCATGGGCGCCTTCACCAAGAAGACCACCTTCTACGGGCTGACCGTCACCGAGCCCACCCGCTGGGCCAACCTCGCCGACGACTTCGAGCAGCTCGAGGACGACGTCGTGCGCGGCCGCAAGAAGATCAGCGACGTGCAGCAGGCGGTGTCGGACTGGAAGAAGAAGGGCGGCGACGACCTGCGCGACTGGTACAAGAAGCTGCTCGACGACAACGGCTCGGCGAACTGA
- a CDS encoding aldehyde dehydrogenase family protein has protein sequence MTSTHAFWLAGRQATGEDTFDVSSPWDGRLVGTVSVPTDAQVEEAVAAAYAVRDEFAATPAHVRAAALDHVSKRLVERTEEIARLISAENGKPIKWARGEVGRAVSVFRFAAEEARRFNGGEAQRLDTDLGGQGRLALTRRFPKGAVLGIAPFNFPLNLCAHKVAPAIAAGAPIILKPAPATPLSGLIIGELLAETELPAGSWSILPVANDKMPALVRDERLPVISFTGSEKVGYAIMDSVPRKHCTLELGGNGAAVVLADWASDEDLDRAANRIATFSNYQGGQSCISVQRVIADASVYDRLLPRLVAAVEAQVTGDPSDDATDVGPLVSEDAAKRVEAWVQEAVDAGAQLLTGGKRDGASYAPTVLAEVPADVTISCEEVFGPVLTVQKADGEAEAFAAVNDSKYGLQAGVFTHDLQTAFRAHRALEVGGVVIGDVPSYRADQMPYGGVKQSGVGREGVRFAMEDYTYERVMVLTGITL, from the coding sequence ATGACCTCCACCCACGCCTTCTGGCTCGCCGGCCGCCAGGCCACCGGCGAGGACACCTTCGACGTCAGCTCCCCGTGGGACGGGCGGCTCGTGGGCACGGTGAGTGTGCCGACGGACGCGCAGGTCGAGGAGGCCGTGGCCGCCGCGTACGCCGTGCGGGACGAGTTCGCCGCCACCCCGGCCCACGTGCGGGCCGCCGCCCTCGACCACGTCAGCAAGCGCCTGGTCGAGCGCACCGAGGAGATCGCGCGGCTGATCTCCGCCGAGAACGGCAAGCCGATCAAGTGGGCGCGCGGCGAGGTGGGGCGTGCCGTGTCCGTGTTCCGGTTCGCGGCCGAGGAGGCCCGGCGGTTCAACGGCGGTGAGGCCCAGCGCCTCGACACCGACCTCGGCGGACAGGGGCGGCTCGCCCTCACGCGCCGCTTCCCCAAGGGCGCCGTGCTCGGCATCGCGCCCTTCAACTTCCCGCTGAACCTGTGCGCCCACAAGGTCGCCCCGGCCATCGCCGCCGGCGCCCCGATCATCCTGAAGCCGGCCCCGGCGACCCCGCTGTCCGGCCTGATCATCGGCGAGCTGCTGGCCGAGACCGAGCTGCCCGCGGGTTCCTGGAGCATCCTGCCGGTCGCCAACGACAAGATGCCCGCCCTGGTGCGGGACGAGCGCCTGCCCGTGATCTCCTTCACCGGCTCCGAGAAGGTCGGCTACGCGATCATGGACTCGGTGCCGCGCAAGCACTGCACCCTGGAGCTGGGCGGCAACGGCGCGGCCGTCGTCCTCGCCGACTGGGCGAGCGACGAGGACCTGGACCGGGCGGCGAACCGCATCGCCACCTTCTCCAACTACCAGGGCGGCCAGTCCTGCATCTCCGTCCAGCGGGTCATCGCCGACGCCTCCGTCTACGACCGGCTGCTGCCGCGCCTCGTCGCCGCTGTCGAGGCCCAGGTCACCGGCGACCCGAGCGACGACGCCACCGACGTCGGCCCGCTGGTCAGCGAGGACGCCGCCAAGCGCGTCGAGGCGTGGGTGCAGGAGGCCGTGGACGCCGGCGCCCAGCTGCTCACCGGCGGCAAGCGCGACGGCGCCTCCTACGCGCCGACCGTGCTGGCCGAGGTCCCGGCCGACGTGACGATCTCCTGCGAGGAGGTCTTCGGGCCCGTCCTCACCGTGCAGAAGGCGGACGGCGAGGCCGAGGCCTTCGCCGCCGTCAACGACTCCAAGTACGGCCTCCAGGCGGGCGTGTTCACCCACGACCTGCAGACCGCCTTCCGCGCCCATCGGGCCCTGGAGGTCGGTGGTGTCGTCATCGGCGACGTGCCGTCCTACCGCGCCGACCAGATGCCCTACGGCGGCGTCAAGCAGTCCGGCGTGGGGCGCGAGGGCGTGCGGTTCGCCATGGAGGACTACACCTACGAGCGCGTGATGGTCCTCACCGGCATCACCCTCTAG
- a CDS encoding glycoside hydrolase family 3 C-terminal domain-containing protein, which translates to MTAHTPPTEPFRDPQLPFAERVDDLLGRLTLDEKISFLHQFTPAVERLGVAAFRTGQEALHGVAWMGPATMFPQAVGLGATWNPELVRRVGDAVSKEVRAMRARDDRVGLNVWAPVVNLLRHPLWGRNEEGYAEDPRLTSAIATAYTHGLRGDHPTYWRTAPVLKHWLAHNNETDRATTSSSVRPRVLHEYDLQAFRAAVEAGAVAGVMPAYNLVNGRPNHVSPLLAEHLRTWTDQELLVCSDAGAPSNLVDFEHYFDTHEEAIAASLVAGVDSFTDHGTDSSQITGRLRGALERGLLTEADIDTAVRRQLSVRFRLGEFDPEHDPHDATGEFDTPAHRALAQEAAEQAIVLLKNDGVLPLAPDTRVAVVGLLADECKLDWYSGTFLHRSTPLEGLYERFGADRVEFAEGVDRVRLKTAAGAFVHVPAAEDAAEEVRGAEGALDPALLAGRTDLPALTTDATGTELALADWGGGVLTLRAPDGRYLSVAEDGYVRAAADQPGGWVVQETFSLEPHGHGHLLKHLGTGRHVCVSADGLKVADEDPEVFELVVTERGEEAVARAAAAADVVVVVAGNDPHINGRETEDRTTLRLPGQQERLLRAARAANPVTVLALVSAYPYAVDPADLAAVLWTAHGGQAAGTALARVLAGDVSPAGRLPQTWYADDADLPDLLDYDVIGGRQTYLYFEGTPLFPFGHGLSYTSFTYGGLTARVEDGAVRVSFSVTNSGEVTADEVAQLYGRAVGASVPRPRRELLDHRRVTLAPGATAELSFEIPLSAFAFWDVAQDRWRVEPGAYELLAGASSEDVRLRTTVTLDGEPTLPRAVVANGLAAAGFDEQRGIDIVDRTKVSGDAVTPVDAASGELVYRACDFGPGITEVTVEVAGEGSVELSLDGGPALAVLSPAKPTSGPYDYVSVAAPVVAAGVHDVHLRLRGPLRLAHVGFSG; encoded by the coding sequence GTGACCGCACACACGCCGCCCACCGAACCGTTCCGCGATCCGCAGCTTCCGTTCGCGGAGCGCGTCGACGATCTGCTGGGGCGGCTCACCCTCGACGAGAAGATCTCCTTTCTGCACCAGTTCACACCCGCCGTCGAGCGCCTCGGCGTCGCCGCCTTCCGCACGGGCCAGGAGGCCCTGCACGGCGTGGCGTGGATGGGCCCGGCGACGATGTTCCCGCAGGCGGTGGGCCTCGGCGCCACCTGGAACCCGGAGCTGGTGCGGCGCGTCGGCGACGCGGTGTCCAAGGAGGTCCGCGCGATGCGCGCCCGGGACGACCGGGTCGGCCTCAACGTCTGGGCGCCGGTCGTCAACCTGCTGCGCCACCCGCTGTGGGGCCGCAACGAGGAGGGCTACGCGGAGGACCCGAGGCTCACCTCGGCGATCGCCACCGCCTACACGCACGGCCTGCGCGGCGACCACCCCACCTACTGGCGCACCGCGCCCGTGCTGAAGCACTGGCTCGCCCACAACAACGAGACGGACCGGGCCACGACGTCGAGCTCGGTGCGCCCGCGGGTGCTGCACGAGTACGACCTGCAGGCCTTCCGCGCGGCGGTCGAGGCGGGCGCGGTGGCCGGGGTGATGCCGGCGTACAACCTGGTCAACGGCCGCCCCAACCACGTCTCCCCGCTCCTCGCCGAGCACCTGCGCACCTGGACCGACCAGGAGCTGCTGGTCTGCTCGGACGCGGGCGCGCCGAGCAACCTGGTCGACTTCGAGCACTACTTCGACACCCATGAGGAGGCCATCGCGGCCTCGCTCGTGGCGGGCGTCGACAGCTTCACCGACCACGGCACGGACTCCTCGCAGATCACCGGACGGCTGCGCGGCGCCCTGGAGCGCGGTCTGCTGACGGAGGCCGACATCGACACGGCCGTCCGCCGCCAGCTCTCGGTCCGCTTCCGGCTCGGCGAGTTCGACCCGGAGCACGACCCGCACGACGCGACCGGCGAGTTCGACACCCCGGCGCACCGCGCCCTCGCGCAGGAGGCCGCCGAGCAGGCGATCGTGCTGCTGAAGAACGACGGGGTGCTGCCGCTGGCCCCCGACACCCGTGTCGCGGTGGTCGGGCTGCTCGCCGACGAGTGCAAGCTCGACTGGTACAGCGGCACGTTCCTGCACCGCTCGACCCCGCTGGAGGGCCTGTACGAGCGGTTCGGCGCGGACCGGGTGGAGTTCGCGGAGGGCGTCGACCGGGTCCGGCTGAAGACCGCCGCGGGCGCGTTCGTGCACGTGCCGGCGGCCGAGGACGCCGCCGAGGAGGTGCGCGGCGCCGAGGGCGCGCTCGACCCGGCGCTGCTCGCGGGCCGCACCGACCTGCCCGCGCTCACCACCGACGCGACCGGCACCGAACTGGCGCTGGCCGACTGGGGCGGGGGCGTGCTGACCCTGCGGGCGCCCGACGGCCGCTACCTCTCGGTCGCCGAGGACGGGTACGTCCGCGCCGCCGCGGACCAGCCGGGCGGCTGGGTCGTCCAGGAGACGTTCAGCCTGGAACCGCACGGACACGGGCACCTCCTGAAGCACCTGGGAACGGGTCGCCATGTCTGTGTCTCCGCCGACGGCCTGAAGGTTGCCGACGAAGATCCCGAGGTGTTCGAGCTGGTCGTCACCGAGCGGGGCGAGGAGGCGGTGGCGCGTGCCGCCGCGGCGGCCGACGTGGTCGTGGTCGTGGCGGGCAACGATCCGCACATCAACGGCCGTGAGACGGAGGACCGGACGACCCTGCGGCTGCCCGGGCAGCAGGAGCGGCTGCTGCGGGCCGCCCGGGCGGCGAACCCGGTGACGGTGCTGGCGCTGGTCTCGGCCTACCCGTACGCCGTCGACCCGGCCGACCTCGCGGCCGTGCTGTGGACCGCGCACGGCGGCCAGGCGGCCGGCACCGCCCTGGCCCGCGTGCTGGCCGGTGACGTCTCCCCCGCCGGCCGTCTGCCGCAGACCTGGTACGCCGACGACGCCGACCTGCCGGACCTGCTCGACTACGACGTGATCGGTGGCCGCCAGACGTACCTGTACTTCGAGGGCACGCCCCTGTTCCCCTTCGGACACGGCCTGTCGTACACGTCGTTCACGTACGGCGGCCTCACGGCCCGGGTCGAGGACGGGGCGGTGCGGGTCTCCTTCTCCGTCACCAACTCCGGTGAGGTCACGGCCGACGAGGTCGCCCAGCTCTACGGCCGGGCCGTCGGGGCGTCCGTGCCGCGTCCGCGCCGGGAACTGCTGGACCACCGCCGCGTCACCCTCGCCCCGGGCGCGACGGCCGAGCTGAGCTTCGAGATCCCGCTGTCCGCCTTCGCGTTCTGGGATGTGGCGCAGGACCGGTGGCGCGTCGAGCCCGGGGCGTACGAGCTGCTGGCCGGGGCCTCCAGCGAGGACGTCCGGCTGCGGACGACCGTCACGCTCGACGGCGAGCCCACCCTGCCCCGCGCCGTCGTCGCGAACGGCCTGGCCGCCGCCGGCTTCGACGAGCAGCGCGGCATCGACATCGTCGACCGGACGAAGGTGTCGGGCGACGCGGTGACGCCGGTGGACGCGGCATCCGGTGAACTGGTCTACCGCGCCTGCGACTTCGGGCCCGGCATCACCGAGGTGACGGTGGAGGTGGCCGGCGAGGGCTCGGTCGAGCTGTCCCTCGACGGCGGCCCGGCGCTCGCGGTGCTGTCGCCCGCGAAACCCACCTCGGGCCCGTACGACTACGTCTCCGTCGCCGCGCCCGTCGTCGCCGCGGGCGTGCACGACGTGCATCTCAGGCTGCGCGGCCCGCTGCGGCTCGCGCACGTCGGCTTCTCCGGTTGA
- a CDS encoding ATP-binding protein — MDSDGTQEARGTHAHPVPRPGGPPEVPAMPPMPPRAPEAPPLPDGSAFLAWLRAPRPDAAPGVWRFGHRPRPAEEPEAVPTRQLLSGALIAFLVGWLIWSLLQNGYLGNWWWVPFDLIVPDAWRGADSDLGETGTFLVYRGYELLVALAIMVGVARLGRWGEVWRRFVAPRFRRTEPQAAQPAPEDDPAQWNELRAAGAADAAERLAADARSGLMRDVDHARILRAWQGVRTGRHSLATFSGAVLKDGAAACLHPSGERDLPARLARHDLVTGQVRLGTTVDDVRNPYAYRGAGLALGPDLLGTSLVAVGPAGSGKTGAVVRPLAESLCLHALAGRAAVVVVGAAGAGLGPADAYDVVVRIGNQESEYDLDLYGGTADPDEAASVLAEALVGDLADPHPGSDSRRSTTVLAQLLGPFRAVHGRFPSVPELRQLLDGAPGPFATLRQGLQDAGQDSLLRELDARERQMGQPGDVGGVLADRVALLDRPAFAGFFDTSGRSRPFTLKALDHPVRVRIDLPERGHADASRMLARLVLAQFTASVAVREDRSLFACLVLDDATGVVTPESVRGIQRLRSGNAGVVLTLRTLDDVARPLRGPLLGATGCRMALSGVTPWDGQDFAEVWGKEWTEARDVTDRQIIAETPAGKALHAVRRVITGKAPTARAVTVRQVERERWSASELAHGVPAGHAVLSLTNVKGEHAPPLLVDLRG, encoded by the coding sequence ATGGACAGCGACGGGACGCAGGAGGCCCGGGGTACGCACGCGCATCCCGTGCCGCGCCCGGGGGGGCCGCCGGAGGTGCCCGCGATGCCGCCGATGCCGCCCCGGGCACCGGAGGCGCCCCCGCTGCCGGACGGGTCGGCCTTCCTCGCCTGGCTGCGCGCGCCCCGCCCCGACGCGGCGCCGGGCGTATGGCGCTTCGGGCACCGGCCGCGGCCCGCGGAGGAGCCCGAAGCGGTCCCCACCCGGCAGCTGCTGAGCGGGGCGCTGATCGCCTTCCTGGTGGGCTGGCTGATCTGGTCGCTGCTGCAGAACGGCTACCTCGGCAACTGGTGGTGGGTGCCGTTCGACCTGATCGTCCCCGACGCCTGGCGCGGCGCCGACAGCGATCTCGGCGAGACCGGCACGTTCCTGGTGTACCGGGGGTACGAGCTGCTCGTCGCCCTGGCGATCATGGTCGGAGTGGCCCGGCTCGGCCGCTGGGGCGAGGTGTGGCGCCGCTTCGTCGCCCCCCGCTTCCGCAGGACGGAGCCCCAGGCCGCGCAACCGGCCCCCGAGGACGACCCGGCCCAGTGGAACGAGCTCCGCGCCGCCGGTGCCGCCGACGCCGCCGAGCGGCTCGCCGCCGACGCCCGCTCCGGGCTGATGCGGGACGTCGACCACGCCCGGATCCTCCGCGCCTGGCAGGGTGTGCGCACCGGACGGCACAGCCTGGCCACCTTCAGCGGTGCGGTGCTCAAGGACGGCGCCGCCGCCTGCCTGCACCCCTCCGGAGAGCGCGACCTGCCCGCCCGGCTGGCCCGGCACGACCTGGTCACCGGGCAGGTCCGGCTCGGGACCACCGTGGACGACGTCCGCAACCCCTACGCCTACCGCGGGGCCGGGCTGGCCCTCGGCCCCGACCTGCTCGGCACCTCGCTCGTCGCCGTCGGCCCCGCCGGTTCCGGCAAGACCGGTGCCGTCGTCCGGCCGCTCGCCGAGTCGCTGTGTCTGCACGCGCTCGCCGGGCGGGCCGCCGTGGTCGTCGTCGGGGCGGCCGGGGCGGGGCTCGGGCCGGCCGACGCGTACGACGTCGTCGTACGGATCGGGAACCAGGAGTCCGAGTACGACCTCGACCTCTACGGCGGGACCGCCGATCCGGACGAGGCCGCGTCCGTGCTCGCCGAGGCGCTCGTCGGGGATCTCGCCGATCCGCACCCGGGCAGTGACAGCCGCCGGTCCACCACCGTCCTCGCGCAGCTGCTCGGACCGTTCCGGGCCGTCCACGGGCGTTTCCCCTCCGTACCGGAGCTGCGGCAGCTGCTGGACGGGGCGCCGGGGCCGTTCGCCACGCTGCGGCAGGGCCTGCAGGACGCCGGGCAGGACTCGCTGCTGCGGGAGCTCGACGCCCGGGAGCGGCAGATGGGGCAGCCGGGTGACGTGGGCGGGGTGCTCGCCGACCGGGTCGCGCTGCTCGACCGGCCCGCGTTCGCCGGGTTCTTCGACACCTCCGGCCGGTCGCGGCCGTTCACGCTCAAGGCCCTCGACCATCCCGTGCGGGTGCGCATCGACCTGCCCGAGCGCGGGCACGCCGACGCCTCCCGGATGCTGGCGCGGCTGGTGCTCGCCCAGTTCACGGCGAGTGTCGCCGTACGGGAGGACCGGTCGCTGTTCGCCTGCCTGGTGCTCGACGACGCGACCGGCGTGGTCACGCCCGAGTCCGTGCGCGGCATCCAGCGGCTGCGGTCCGGCAACGCCGGAGTCGTCCTGACCCTGCGCACCCTGGACGACGTGGCCCGGCCCCTGCGCGGGCCGCTGCTCGGGGCCACCGGCTGCCGGATGGCGCTGTCGGGCGTCACGCCCTGGGACGGGCAGGATTTCGCCGAGGTGTGGGGCAAGGAGTGGACCGAGGCCCGGGACGTCACCGACCGGCAGATCATCGCCGAGACCCCGGCGGGCAAGGCCCTGCACGCGGTGCGGCGGGTGATCACCGGCAAGGCGCCGACCGCGCGGGCGGTGACCGTGCGGCAGGTCGAGCGGGAGCGCTGGTCCGCGTCCGAGCTGGCGCACGGCGTTCCGGCGGGGCACGCGGTGCTGTCGCTGACCAACGTGAAGGGAGAGCACGCGCCGCCGCTGCTGGTGGACCTCCGGGGCTGA
- a CDS encoding PucR family transcriptional regulator: MPPTLASLVHHSALKLTVRAGADRLDVPVRWAHVSELADPVPYMEGGELLLITALKLDAEDPEAMRRYVRRLAGAGVVGLGFAVGVNYEEIPKALVDAAEEEGLPLLEVPRRTPFLAISKAVSAAIAADQYRAVTAGFAAQRELTRQAQTGGPEGLLAALASQVDGWAALYDASGAVVATAPEWAGRRAARLTGDVQRLRERPAPASSVVGGPENEDRVELHTIGTGRRPRAALAVGTAAAPGTAERYAVHSAIALLTLTTERSRSLQAAEQRIGSAVLRMLLAGEPDHARAVAGDLYGGLLDAPFRMLVAERVPVSASAALARAESGTPARAADRPSAAALAAADVNGDPLAALADVMESAAARAGEAVLVVPEGERLVVLAADGGAAAAACAEYAAALETARAGVREKVPGGEEDELVVGLSAPAGPIAASAAYKQAEQALSVARRRGRVLVEHEQMAAGSVLPLLADDAVRAFADGMLRPLYEHDATGRGDLVASLRAWLSKHGQWDAAAADLGVHRHTLRYRMRRVEEILGRSLDDPDARMELWLALKATNTD; encoded by the coding sequence ATGCCCCCGACGCTCGCCTCGCTCGTCCACCACTCCGCGCTGAAACTGACCGTGCGAGCGGGCGCGGACCGCCTCGACGTGCCGGTCCGCTGGGCCCACGTGAGCGAGCTCGCCGACCCCGTGCCCTACATGGAGGGCGGTGAACTGCTGCTGATCACCGCGCTCAAGCTGGACGCCGAGGACCCGGAGGCCATGCGCCGGTACGTGCGGCGGCTGGCCGGGGCCGGAGTGGTCGGGCTCGGCTTCGCCGTCGGCGTCAACTACGAGGAGATCCCCAAGGCGCTCGTCGACGCGGCCGAGGAGGAGGGTCTGCCCCTGCTGGAAGTACCGCGCCGCACCCCGTTCCTCGCCATCAGCAAGGCCGTGTCCGCGGCGATCGCCGCCGACCAGTACCGGGCCGTCACCGCCGGCTTCGCCGCCCAGCGCGAGCTGACCCGGCAGGCCCAGACCGGCGGCCCGGAGGGGCTGCTGGCCGCGCTCGCCTCGCAGGTCGACGGCTGGGCGGCGCTGTACGACGCCTCGGGAGCCGTCGTCGCCACGGCACCGGAGTGGGCGGGGCGGCGGGCCGCGCGGCTCACCGGCGACGTGCAGCGGCTGCGGGAGCGGCCCGCGCCCGCCTCGTCGGTGGTCGGCGGGCCGGAGAACGAGGACCGCGTCGAACTGCACACCATCGGCACCGGCCGGCGCCCCCGGGCGGCCCTCGCCGTCGGCACGGCCGCCGCCCCGGGCACGGCCGAGCGGTACGCCGTCCACTCCGCCATCGCGCTGCTGACCCTGACCACGGAACGCTCCCGGTCCCTCCAGGCGGCCGAGCAGCGGATCGGCTCGGCGGTGCTGCGCATGCTGCTGGCCGGGGAGCCGGACCACGCGCGCGCCGTCGCCGGGGACCTGTACGGCGGGCTGCTGGACGCGCCGTTCCGGATGCTGGTCGCCGAGCGCGTGCCGGTGTCGGCCTCGGCCGCCCTGGCCCGCGCGGAGTCCGGGACGCCCGCCCGGGCCGCGGACCGGCCTTCGGCCGCCGCGCTCGCCGCGGCCGACGTGAACGGCGACCCCCTCGCGGCGCTCGCCGACGTCATGGAGTCCGCGGCGGCCCGGGCGGGCGAGGCCGTGCTGGTCGTGCCGGAGGGGGAGCGGCTGGTGGTGCTCGCCGCGGACGGCGGCGCCGCCGCGGCGGCCTGCGCCGAGTACGCGGCCGCCCTGGAGACGGCCCGGGCCGGCGTCCGCGAGAAGGTGCCCGGCGGCGAGGAGGACGAACTGGTCGTGGGCCTGTCGGCACCGGCCGGTCCCATCGCCGCGTCCGCCGCGTACAAACAGGCCGAGCAGGCCCTGTCGGTGGCCCGGCGGCGCGGGCGCGTCCTGGTGGAGCACGAGCAGATGGCGGCCGGATCCGTACTGCCGCTGCTGGCGGACGACGCGGTACGGGCGTTCGCCGACGGCATGCTGCGCCCCCTGTACGAGCACGACGCCACGGGCCGCGGCGACCTGGTCGCCTCCCTGCGCGCCTGGCTGTCCAAGCACGGCCAGTGGGACGCGGCGGCGGCCGACCTCGGCGTCCACCGCCACACGCTCCGCTACCGCATGCGCCGCGTCGAGGAGATCCTCGGCCGCTCCCTGGACGACCCGGACGCCCGGATGGAACTGTGGCTGGCCCTGAAGGCGACCAACACCGACTAG